The following nucleotide sequence is from Saccharothrix texasensis.
AGGTCATGCTCGCGGTGCTGCGCAAGCACCTGGCGTCGCTGACCGCCGGGTGAGGGCGCGCCCTTGACGGCGTGCGGTCCGGGCGGGTTAGCGTGGTGGAAAACGCTTACCAGGAGGCGCGCATGGCACGCAGGCGCTACGCGGTCGTGGGCACCGGCGCCCGCGCCGAGCTGCACGTCGACGCGATCGTCGGGCACCCGGAGCAGGGGGAGCTGGTCGCGTTCTGCGACGTCAACCGCACCCGCATGGCCGTGCACAACGAGCGGCTCGACCGGCCCGTGCCGACCTACGCCGCCGAGGACTTCCTGCGGATGGTCGAGGTCGAGCGGGTCGACGTCGTCGTGGTCTGCACGGTCGACCGCCACCACGACACCTACGTCGTGGAGGCGCTGGACGCGGGCTGCGACGTCGTCACCGAGAAGCCGATGACGGTCGACCCGGCGGGCGTCGGCAAGGTCTTCGACGCGGTCGAGCGGACCGACGGCCGGGTCACCGTCACGTTCAACTACCGGTACAACCCGGTGCACGAGAAGGTCCGCGAGCTGCTGTCCGGCGGCGCGGTCGGCGAGATCGGCTCCGTGCACTTCGAGTGGCTGCTCGACGTGCGCCACGGCGCCGACTACTTCCGCCGCTGGCACCGCGACAAGGCCGAGTCCGGTGGTCTGATGGTGCACAAGGCCACCCACCACTTCGACCTGCTCAACTGGTGGGTCGACTCGGTGCCGGAGGTCGTGTACGCGCACGGCCGGCTGTTCTTCTACGGCGACGAGAACGGCAAGCGCCACGGCCACCACCGGCCCTACGACCGGGTGCACGGCTCGCCGGAGGCCCAGGACG
It contains:
- a CDS encoding Gfo/Idh/MocA family protein; the protein is MARRRYAVVGTGARAELHVDAIVGHPEQGELVAFCDVNRTRMAVHNERLDRPVPTYAAEDFLRMVEVERVDVVVVCTVDRHHDTYVVEALDAGCDVVTEKPMTVDPAGVGKVFDAVERTDGRVTVTFNYRYNPVHEKVRELLSGGAVGEIGSVHFEWLLDVRHGADYFRRWHRDKAESGGLMVHKATHHFDLLNWWVDSVPEVVYAHGRLFFYGDENGKRHGHHRPYDRVHGSPEAQDDPFALHVGRDEWLRRLYLDAEHEDGYQRDRNPFAPGVSIEDDMSVLVRYAGGANLTYHLTAYSPWEGYRLMVNGSRGRLELEVVENSWVSGQQPAVHGKEANPEEGRVRLTVQPLFGRAEEVPLESGGAGHGGADARMTEVLYGPPGRPDPLGRRATHRDGALSLATGFAANRSFETGEAVRVAELLDVGWR